One Halarcobacter ebronensis genomic window carries:
- the fdh3B gene encoding formate dehydrogenase FDH3 subunit beta → MSKEPQFARMKFYCDENLCIDCNGCVVACKEAHEVPVGVNRRKVVAINEGIVGKEISISMACMHCADAPCQQVCPVDCFYIRTDGIVLHDKDKCIGCGYCLFACPFGAPQFPKDGAFGTKGKMDKCTMCAGGPEETNSHEEFEKYGQNRISEGKVPMCASMCSTKALLVGDADEVALIKTYRATHKGIGIATESYGW, encoded by the coding sequence ATGAGTAAAGAGCCACAATTTGCAAGAATGAAGTTTTATTGCGATGAGAACCTGTGTATCGACTGTAACGGATGTGTAGTAGCGTGTAAAGAAGCACATGAAGTGCCAGTTGGAGTAAATAGAAGAAAAGTAGTAGCAATAAATGAAGGGATAGTAGGTAAAGAGATATCAATATCAATGGCATGTATGCATTGCGCAGATGCACCATGCCAACAAGTGTGCCCAGTAGATTGCTTCTATATAAGAACAGATGGGATAGTACTGCATGATAAAGATAAATGTATAGGATGTGGATATTGTCTGTTTGCCTGCCCATTTGGAGCACCACAATTTCCAAAAGATGGAGCATTTGGAACAAAAGGGAAAATGGATAAATGTACAATGTGTGCAGGTGGACCAGAAGAGACGAACTCACATGAAGAGTTTGAGAAATATGGACAAAATAGAATATCAGAAGGGAAAGTTCCAATGTGCGCATCAATGTGTTCAACAAAAGCTTTATTAGTAGGTGATGCTGATGAAGTAGCCTTGATAAAAACATATAGAGCGACACATAAAGGTATAGGTATTGCAACAGAATCGTATGGATGGTAA
- a CDS encoding cytochrome b/b6 domain-containing protein, with protein sequence MVKEMKNSSFYQRNKAYILTALGLSIVGFVFLKFLMIVDWEYFIKYKLHILFTGNLDGVLTPPTSTYEAMVNKAFGPAYEAFAPEIIRASNERQLYIWWVFVAEMFIFCMMYLFQGRKEAVITRPEDTVKVFGFFHRVIIWLNVVIMITLIITGFNITWGLRSEGGLIPFLLRGTHEITGLLWFPVWMIMSIIAFKDSKIIFNNSLTKKVLLPGKYKPMKRIIYYFFVIMGAGLLISGFVIWYLHPSSLTNAHFIQFKRLMLYVHFGSSVLIMFFIMDFVYSTLVAVKGNLKGLITGRYPKEHLEQLAPDVLEDIERRGEKG encoded by the coding sequence ATGGTAAAAGAGATGAAAAATAGCTCATTTTATCAAAGAAATAAAGCATATATACTAACGGCATTAGGACTGTCAATAGTAGGATTTGTGTTTTTGAAGTTCTTAATGATAGTAGATTGGGAATACTTTATAAAATATAAACTTCATATACTGTTTACAGGGAATTTGGATGGAGTGTTAACTCCACCAACTTCAACCTATGAAGCGATGGTAAATAAAGCCTTTGGACCAGCATATGAAGCCTTTGCCCCAGAGATAATAAGAGCAAGTAATGAGAGACAACTCTATATCTGGTGGGTGTTCGTGGCAGAGATGTTTATATTCTGTATGATGTACCTGTTTCAAGGAAGAAAAGAAGCAGTAATAACAAGACCAGAAGATACAGTAAAAGTGTTTGGCTTTTTCCATAGAGTAATAATATGGCTGAATGTAGTAATCATGATAACTCTAATAATAACAGGGTTTAATATCACATGGGGATTGAGAAGTGAAGGTGGATTGATACCGTTTTTATTAAGAGGTACCCATGAGATAACAGGATTGCTGTGGTTTCCTGTGTGGATGATAATGAGTATAATAGCATTTAAAGACTCAAAAATCATTTTTAATAATAGCTTGACAAAAAAAGTGCTTTTACCAGGGAAATATAAGCCAATGAAGAGGATAATATACTACTTCTTTGTAATTATGGGAGCAGGATTGTTAATAAGTGGATTTGTAATATGGTATTTGCACCCAAGTTCGCTTACAAATGCACATTTTATACAATTTAAAAGATTGATGTTATATGTACATTTCGGATCAAGTGTATTGATAATGTTTTTTATAATGGACTTTGTATATTCAACATTAGTTGCAGTAAAAGGTAACTTAAAAGGGTTGATAACAGGAAGATATCCAAAAGAGCATTTGGAACAACTAGCACCGGATGTATTAGAAGATATAGAGAGAAGAGGGGAAAAAGGATGA